The window GGTATTAAGTcgaaatttattgttttttttttaaatgaataaaatgattttatctCATGTGTTCCGTGTGAATATGGTGGTGGAGGGAAATTATTTAATACGAGAGCTGCGGGACACGTCATTGCGAAGGAAGGATCCTTGCGCTGTCGTAGTTGACCCAAATTGAATTGAAACTCGGACGGTTTAAACCGGATGGATTCAATCTCCAGCTATACCAAACCGAATGACACCAAGCTTAGTCAAACTTGTGGTGGTTTAACATTTAGCCCAATATGAAGAAGATAAGGCCCGTttttataccaaaataaaaaattaacataCCCAAAAGTCTccacaatttaataacaatttaattatatttcaaccatttttttaatttattaaaaaaaaaagaaatataattttttaattaatatactaaaaatatttatcaattattgaattaataaatttaatacatataCAGTACCTTCTTATGATAAGGGGAAATccttttttagaaaatataacttttatttaacAATTGTAGTGAAAcaaagaaatataattttttaattaatatactaaaaatatttatcaattattgaattaataaatttaatacatataCAGTACCTTCTTATGATAAGGGGAAATccttttttagaaaatataacttttatttaacAATTGTAGTGAAACAATCTTATGCCTTCAATTTCtaacatttttatttgaaatgaaAAAAGCGATTAAAACAGAAGTGTTAAAAAGGAAAGTTGAAGTATTAATTGAATTTTGATGAAAATATTATGAATTgctgaaaattaatttattaggAGTACTAAAATAGGATTAAATGGCGTAACGCAATCCCACACACGTCGTAGGTGTGCGTGCGGTGTCATAAAAACCAAAGAACACTCTTCCCTTCTCGAAGCGCGTTTCGGTTTTAAGGCCGATCTCTTGAGAATCTGCGTTTCAGAAAGCAAATCACAACCTCTCTTCCCCAGCTACGAAGATCAACATCATCCATCCATGGCGGTTTGTTCTTCACTTCCTTTTGATGCATataataatatcttatccgTGAAATAATATATTGCCTTCCCTTTCCCTTACCGTTGAAATGATTGGTTACTGATTCGTTGTTACTTTCTGTAATCGAATTGATTCCCGTCTGTATATGGATTTGTCATTTAGAATGTTTAGCTTCTGCTTACTCATGTTTCATTCTGGCATGATTCAACTGCATTATGTGTGTCttgttctctgttttttttttagaaaaaataataattctttAACACGCATTGAATTGTTTTTGTTAATGATTATATAATCCCTTTAATTATTTGTTAACGACAGATAAGGTCAGTGAAAGTTGGCAACCTCTCCTCAGGAGCAACGGAGCATGATATCAAAGAGTTCTTCTCTTTTTCTGGCGAAGTTGAAAGCATTGACATCCAAGGGTTAGTCATTGCCTACAGCTTTCGTTCTTTGAGATAGTGGTGGTGAAATTAAAAACCATTTGAAAGAAATAAAGCTATCTCTcagtaaataatttttcttcttttttttttgttttcatgttttgaCAAGCAGTAACGAGCATAGTGCTTATGTCACATTCAAAGATCCTCAAGGAGCTGAGACCGCTGTGCTCTTATCTGTGGGTTCACTTTCCTTCCCCCTTAACATCCCTCCTCGTCACATAATACATTACATGTAGCTTTATGCTAAGTTCAGTATGACTGTTAGTCTAGTAACCAATACATGACTTTCTTGTTAGCATTTAAACCTTCATTTTATATGGTAAAAAACACTCAAGAGTTGCTTTCACTGTTCTGTCCTCATGGAATCCACTCTGTATCTAGAGTAGAGAATCACAatcaaaattagtttttttataaCTTGCAAAAAAATGGAACATTTGTAGTTGAAGTCATCATACTAACAACTAGGGATGTTTGTTTCAGGGTGCGAGTATTGCCGATCAATCAGTCATCATTGAGATGGCTCCTGACTACACTCCACCTACTGCCCCTCATGCTGTAATGTCTTCCTTCCATCTTGAGcatatatattgatttttttttcctattccATTTAATAGGAACAAGAAACCATTTCCGTTGATGTTTCATTGATTAATTGTAATAACTTGCAAAAATGTATACCTCAACAAATCTGTGATTTTGGTAGATATATCGAGTGAGTTGGTCCTCACTCCTCAACACTCTTAGTAGCAATCTCTAGAGGTTTTAACTTGTTTTTATTTCACAGGAAACACAGAGCGGTGGTGTCGGAGGCGCCGCAGAATCAGTTGTCCAGAAGGCAGAGGATGTTGTGAGCAGCATGTTAGCAAAGGGTTTCATCCTCGGGAAAGACGCTGTCGGAAGAGCAAAAGCTTTTGACGAGAAACTCGGTTTCACTTCAACTGCAACAGCAGGAGTCGCTTCCATAGACCAAAAAATCGGTCTAAGCCAAAAGTTCACAGCTGGTACGAGCTTGGTGAACGACAAGATCAAGGAGGTGGACCAAAGCTTCCAGGTTTCAGAGAGGACCAAGTCAGCATTTGCCTCTGCGGAACAGACGGTTAGCAGTGCAGGAACCGCGGTGATGAAGAACCGTTATGTGTTAACCGGTGTGAGCTGGGCCGCAGGAGCGTTCAACAGAGTTGCTAAAGCGGCTGGAGAGGTTAgtcagaaaacaaaagaaaaggttGAAGCAGAGCAACCGTCACAACCGTCAGAGTCGGATCAGCAACCACCGGAAGGGTATGCTCCGATTCATTCGTCTGAATACTCCAAGAACTAAATCTCATTACAGTGATAAGGTTTCGTTTTTATACTTTTCTGGTTAGTTTCTTTGATATGAAAAAAAATGTGAACTTGGTTTATGTCTTTTGGATGTAACATAAAATGTATGCTTGGATGTTCTCTATTATTACTAACATAAAAACTAAGCTATGCATGTGATTAATCTCTGAAATACAATTTATATTCCTAAAAGTAttagttatatttaatttaatcatCTAACATTACTTTCATCATATCTGATGCATCAGCCACTATTGTAGCTTGGTAAAAGATTTGAGGCCAGAAGCCATATGGGGAGAGTTTCTTGATTCAGGGTCACAACATGCAATACACATGCCTATGCTTCTTAATACTTAACTTAAACATGGCTCTTCTCTGGAAAATGCATATCCATTCCATGCTTCTTCTTTGTTGCGATACTCATCTCATTGTTTGTGACACACATGTTAgttattctattaaaaaaatacaaaatattttcggTCGGTATACacaaatttaatgtatttaatGTACATACATAAACTTGGACGAATACAATTGTTGAAAAagttaaaatatcataaaactattttttttttaaatcataactTTGACTGAGGGTTGAACctagtaaaaatattataattactaGTTTAAAGAATTCAAACAttgttgaattaaaaaaaaaaagtcagcctaaaaaagaaagaaactgcCGTTTATTTATTGGGCCTCCCGTTTCCTTTTTTCTTGggggaaaaatatttttttttggggtcaacAAACGAGaataatattaaatgatatattCCATTTTACTTGGGCGCTACTCCAATTTTTCCTCTTAGCTGTCTTTCCTTACTTTGCTTTAGGTGTGTGTGTCTCCGCCAGCTTCTCTATAACCTAAAAGCGTAGCCTTTATAGTTTCCTTTCTTTGCATTCACATTCGCACAGCCTCCTCTCTTCCAATATTCTTGTAAAGCTCTCTCCTTTATATATTCTGGAGAACCAGAAGGCTGATAAAAATTTGCTGAAACATCATCATGAGTTCCCATAGCTTCTCCAAGAGAGCTTACAGCTTCTTCAAAACTTACCCTTCTGCTGCCAAGCTCCTTCTCCTCAGTACCTGCAGGTCTCTCCTTTAGATCTACATCACTACTCCATTCTTCTTCTATGAACATtaatgtattattattttttcagcaaaatataaatattaatgtatatatgtatgaatATTATAGTCTTCTGTATAGACGAACATCTCTCAAATATATGTTAGTTcagatccattttttttttagtaacgTATAGTTCATTAGATCTTTCTTTGAGAGTTTTATGTCGTTTTACTCTCTGACCGTTGTCGtttcatgtattgtttttttttgcagcgGTGGAGGTTTACTAGTGTACTCAGACTCGAATCCACTGAAGCGAACATTAACCGCAGATGGCCAagaaaccaagaagaagaaggtggtcGTTCTCGGGAGCGGCTGGGGCGGCTACAGCTTCTTGAGCTACCTAAACAACCCCAACTACGACGTCCAAGTCGTCTCTCCTCGCAACTTCTTCCTCTTCACTCCTCTCCTGCCGAGCGTCACCAACGGCACCGTAGAAGCCCGAAGCATCGTGGAGCCCATCCGCGGCCTTATGCGCAAGAAAGGGTTCGAGTACACCGAGGCAGAGTGCGTCAAGATCGATGCATCTAACAAGAAGATCCTCTGCAGGTCCAAGGACGGTGCCTCTAAGGACGCAAAGGAGTTTGACATGGACTACGACATTCTAGTGGTAGCTGTTGGTGCCAAGCCTAACACGTTCAACACCCCTGGAGTTGAGGAAAATGCTCATTTTTTAAAGGAAGCTGAGGATGCTCTCAAGATTCGTCAAACGGTTATCAACTCTTTTGAGAGAGCGTCTCTTCCTGATTTAACCGAAGAAGAGAGGAAAAAGATTCTGCATTTCGTTGTGGTTGGTGGTGGACCCACCGGTGTCGAGTTCTCAGCCGAGCTTCATGACTTCTTGGTCGAGGACGTGGCTAAAATATACCCGAAGGTGCAAGAGTTTACGAGGATCACTCTTCTTGAAGCAGGAGACCACATTCTCAACATGTTTGATAAGAGGATCACTGCTTTTGCTGAGGAGAAGTTCCAGAGAGACGGGATCGATTTGAAGACGAAGAACATGGTTGTGGGAGTGACTGCTGATGAGATATCCACAAAGGAGATAGCAACTGGTAGAATTGTCTCTGAGCCTTATGGTATGGTTGTGTGGTCTACGGGGATTGGGATACGTCCTGTCATCAAGGAGTTTATGCATCAGATTGGTCAGGGTCAGAGGCGTGTCTTGGCGACTGATGAGTGGCTTAGAGTGGAGGGATGTGACAGTGTCTATGCTTTGGGTGATACTGCAACCATTAACCAACGCAGAGTCATGGTAACGTTTCAACACCTTGAgattataatatagattagtctaatatttaatttgattaggttattaaatttaaatgacaaAATTTGAGACTAGACCACTTGCATAAAACATTTGTTCTCATAGTATCTATTGGAGTTCTTTAAGTAAGAACCTCTATTCATATTTTTCtctactttttaatataaactcCTTATATTTAAGTTGAAATACCCGATTAGTGATTTTTTTTCGGAGTTTAATCTAGTTTTGTTGCCTTGTGTTAAACAGGAAGATATAGCTGCAATTTTCAGCAAAGCAGACAAGGGAGAGACGGGAACGTTGAACAAGAAAGAGTTCAAAACCGTGGTGAAAGACATCTGCCAGAGGTACCCTCAGGTTGAGCTttacttgaagaagaagaaactgagGAACATTGCAAACTTGCTCAAGAGTGCGAACGGCGATGACACTGAGGTTAACATCGAGACGTTTAAGCAAGCACTCTCAGAGGTGGATACTCAGATGAAAAATCTTCCAGCAACTGCACAGGTAAAAAAGCTTTCTTCTAGAACAAGTAAACGAACTTAGATGTTAAAATCTCTCGTTCTGATTTTTGATGTGTTAACAGGTTGCGTCACAACAAGGTAAGTATCTTGCGAAGTGCTTCAACAAAATGGAGAAGTGTGAGAAGAAGCCAGAGGGTCCATTGAGGTTCAGAGGAGAAGGTAGGCACAGGTTCCAGCCGTTTAGGTACAGACATTTTGGATCGTTTGCTCCGTTGGGAGGGGAACAGACAGCGGCTGAACTGCCAGGGGATTGGGTCTCTATTGGTCATAGTAGCCAGTGGCTTTGGTACTCTGTCTACGCTAGCAAACTGGTGAGCTGGCGCACAAGGTCGCTGGTGGTGTCTGACTGGGTTCGACGCTTTATCTTTGGCCGTGACTCTAGCAGCATCtaagctttttcttttttgcttcTCTCCAAACTTTTTTGTTTCTCCTTCAAGATTTTGCATGATGTCCTAAATGTtcttttactgtttttttttgggagCTCATGATTATTACAATGTCACAAACTTAAGATGACAAGTGGAATCCATGTCTTAGCATTAAGCATCTGAACACAATCTTGTCGTAAATAATGATTCAAACAGAGAGTTCTCACACTAACTATTCGACATTCATGCCTACTCATTCATTCCTTGGGCTTCAAAAACTCATTACACACTCTCCGTTCCTTCTAATTTAGCAACCCTCTGGATAAATAATCCTTACGTGTAGAACAAGAAACCCACTGTAGTCAGGGCTATTTTACTCAGACTAGGGTTTACTATCGTTTCTCGGAAACAAGAAGCCATTGAAGATTTTACGTTGAAAACTTTGGTATCTTTATGTACAagttaggggtgttcaatccggatatcggttcggtttcggttcggtttttttcggttttcggtatttcggttagtaaaatataactaccattctaaatccatatttacttcggttcggttcggtttatataccgtcggttttcggtttattcggttttataccaaaaaacataattattttatttgagatcatattatatgaattttagagtcatattatCAACaccgtcatttattaaaaatatattacatgttcaaataaatgaacaaaaaagtaaaaatacttgtaccatcaaataaaataatcaaatctataactaaaataaaaactttaaattttaaaaataaaaatatgaaacaaaacaaaagcatgaaggaaaagtttttccactcttccatatttagtgttcattaaattcatgctttttcaattgaaaattttccattaattattatccatcaaatttataatcttcatattaatttagtgaagactaaaaaaaagcaaaaagatcaaaaaaagacttagaaaataaggtGTCTGAATtgtgatgtattgttatttagttatagttcaagtgttttacaaattaaaattttttattactataaaattatggtaatagttattaacacaaatttaacttatgtaacaaatagattttcatgtatcgttataaaatagatacatatttacatgtttatacttttaatcggttttattcggtttattcggtttaatcggttatataccaaaccatatccaaatcctacggtttttataaagttatatccattcggtttatatggtatataccaaaatcaaaccatattgtctatttcggttcggttcggttcagtacggttcggttttaccatattgaacagcccttaCAAGGTATCTAGACCCGAGTAGACATGAATGAGATTCTTACAGAGGAaagacaatcgatcgatataaATTTCGCAGCAAACAAAGGAATTAGACATGAAGCAATTGATGTTGCTTCCTGGGCCATAATAAGGCCCGTCTATTTTAGACCCAGCCACAATAGATGTGCTCAATCCACCCGGTCTAGTCTATTTTATTAAACCGGAATAATCCAaaccaaaataagaaaaatcaaaaccgATTTGAATTTCCGTCGtcgtcttcatcttctccacCAAAATCAAACACACAGAAAAGATCTTCACTTCAATCATGCCCTCTGGCTGCAGCATCAGAGCTCTCTGGATACTCAACAACCACGACACTGTTGTATTCTCCAGGTtcgtaattttatatattatcgGTCAATTTCATTCTTCCAACATCTCtaattcaaaaacaaatcagGAGGTTTCCGGTGGTTGAGAAGCGGTGGCGCTCCGCCTTCAAGACGGAAAACGAAAACACCGATCCTCCTCGGCTTCCAACCGATCAACAACTCGCCACATCTTTTGCTCGAAGAAAGAGACGGGAAGGCTCTAGCCGCGGATACGGCTTACGTGTATCTCAATCCACAAAAGGATCAGACTCCTGGGTCGATGATCCCATCACTCGTCACATCATCAGCCTTTCCTTATCCGAAGATGATGATAACGAATCTAACGAAAACGATGATACGAATATTCTCTGGCCTATTGTGATTCACGCCAAAGCTCTTTATCACATCCTCGTCTTGCCTTTGGTTGAGCCAAGGGAGATGAAAGACTTCGTTAACTTATCTAATAGATCTGATTGTGGATCAGCTGTTGGTGAAGATCTGAGTTTATCTTCTCTCTTGCTTAACATGTCATCCATCACTGGGTGGGTGCACTTATGACATCTCCCTGTCTCTAGACAAAGAGTTTCAGTTGTGTCTTAATTCCCACACTTATGTTTGTAGGGCTTTCATGGTGGCTCATTCGTTTGGTGACATCGTCTCCGGCGATACGGCTGAGCCTGAGGTTGTTGTAGCAGCTTCACCATCAGTTGGAGGATTGTTTGATTCACTAACTGGAAGCATTGGTATCTCAACGAGGCCAAGACCTGTAGCTGCTGCACCCGTTGCAGCTTCTTCTTCCCAATCCTCTATAACCGGAGCTGCGGCATCAGATGCTCCCAAATCAGGGCTTCTTGACAAAGACCTACTTAGAAATTTCATCGCTAGTGCTATGCCCTTTGGTTCGTACTAGAATCTCTTTGTCTTATACTAAACCATTTGTTTCATGACATCTTTTAAATCAATGTTGCAGGAACACCATTAGACCTCAGCCTTTCTAATATCTTTGCTATGAAAGCAAATGGTTTTTCCTCTGCCGAGCCTCCTCACCAAGACCTTAAGCAACCAGCGTGGAAGCCGTACTTGTACAAAGGGAAGCAGAGGCTGTTATTCACAATCCATGAGACCATTAACGCTGCAATGTACGACCGAGATGAGATTCCAGACAGTGTATCCGTGGCGGGGCAGATAAACTGCAGGGCAGAGCTTGAAGGACTGCCTGACGTGTCCTTTCCTCTAGCGGGGCTGAGTAAAGCCCGGATCGACTCTATATCTTTCCATCCCTGCGCGCAAGTCCCAGCGCACGGGATCGACAAGCAGAACATTGTGTTCCAGCCTCCGTTGGGTAACTTTGTTCTCATGAGGTACCAGGCGGGTTGTGGGCTTGGACCACCAGTGAAAGGGTTCTATCAGCTATCGATGGTCTCAGAGGACGAAGGTGCGTTTCTCTTCAAGGTGGGACTCATGGAAGGGTACAAGAGTCCTCTGTCAATGGAGTTTTGCACTATTACTATGCCCTTTCCGCGGAGACGGATTGTGGCGTTTGATGGGACTCCTTCAGCTGGGACTGTGGTGACTACAGAACACTCTGTTGAGTGGAGGGTTGTGGGCAGTGGGCGTAGTCTCTCTGGAAAAAGCCTTGAGGCAACTTTCCCTGGGACAATTAAGTTTAGTCCATTGAAGAGTAGGAGGAGAGGAGAcggagatgatgatgaagagaaTGACGGTGAGGGTACAGAGAATGTGGTGAACGTGGAGGACGTTTTGGTGCAGAAAATGAACAAGGATCTCCCAGCGGTTGAGATGGAGGAACCTTTCTGCTGGCAAGCCTATGACTACGCTAAGGTATGTGTATGGCTTTTGTTTCTTCCTTTTGAAACCTTCTGGACTTGGTTGTTGTTGACTTGTTGTTTCAAATCTGTGTTATGGTTTACAGGTCTCGTTCAAGATTGTGGGGGCATCTGTATCTCGAATGTCCATCGACACAAAATCGGTAAGCTTGTTAGGTGATTAGTTTACAAGGGTTGGTTCTATATGATCATTGCCTCCCTTTTGTTTTTGCTAGGTCAATATCTACCCAACCACAAAGTCACCAGTAGAGTATTCTGCTCAGGTAAGTAGGACACAAGGAAATGTTTGAACCCAAGATTTGAGAAATTATAAAGTCTATATATGTGTTTAACTGCATTGTATGTGCGTATAACAGGTGACATCTGGGGATTATATATTGTGGAACACATTGGGGAAGGCTCCATCAGCAGCCGCTGTGTAATTCGCCAAGTCTCGACCTCAGTTCACTGAGAGAGTGTGAGATTTGATTTGTTTGCTTGTGTTGATCATCATATGATAAATGCGTGTGAAGCATTGATGGTCCTATTTTTTGCTGCGGAAGTGAATCTGTGTATTGTTGTTGTGTTCCTCAGAAAAAGAAGATGAGTGTTTTATTCTGACATGGAACATGTGTGATATTAAGCCAATAAAGTCATGTGTGCAAATGCGTTGATATGGTTTTCTGATTGCTTGAGCGAGTTTCCAGCGTCAAGCAGAGGTTATGAAAGCGTCGCAGCAACGTAATACAGAGGTTCCAGATTCAAGAACGATCCCTTGTTAAGGGACAAGAAAATGATTGAGAAGGATTTGTGGTTATAGACCTCGTGTAGATAACTTAAAgcaattttttgtaaaaaaaattacagaatAACACTCTGTTTATCTTCCAGTAAAACAAGATGTTACAATTGTTTAATGAAGCAAAATACTAGCGCCTGGAATGCCATTAGAACTTCTGCTACCTCTAATGCAAAACCAGGAAATCATTGATATCACCATTGGTTAATCAATCAGAAACTGATCCTGGAGAGAACAAAATCTAAATGTTGGGGGAAAATGCTTTAAAATGGGatttttcatcatcatcatcatcatcatcaagaaTGAGTATACACAGCACTTCAAATTTCTCACAGctttcatcatcatcaagaaTGGAGTTCATGTCTCTTCCTTGTGCTTGGTGCATCTGAGAGATCGGGTTGAAGCTGCTATAGAAGCTTTAGTCCACCTGATACTTCATCAACAACTTGGACTGGTCCTGCAGCAGTAACAACCCTTATAAGTCTTCGAATGTTGTACTAAGAAAAGCTGATAAAATCCGATAAACAAATTATGCTAGCAAGATCTCTATTGCCCCCATAGAACGTTGCGGATCCAATTCTTTTAGCTTACATTTTCATACGTTGGATTCTTGTGAGCTATAAAATCAAAACAGGGTGAAGGACAAGCACCAAGGGGCCAGTAAAGTCTTTGCAACTCTCAAACTCATATATTATTATCCATCAAAGTCTTTAAATTTC of the Brassica rapa cultivar Chiifu-401-42 chromosome A03, CAAS_Brap_v3.01, whole genome shotgun sequence genome contains:
- the LOC103856219 gene encoding binding partner of ACD11 1, producing MAIRSVKVGNLSSGATEHDIKEFFSFSGEVESIDIQGNEHSAYVTFKDPQGAETAVLLSGASIADQSVIIEMAPDYTPPTAPHAETQSGGVGGAAESVVQKAEDVVSSMLAKGFILGKDAVGRAKAFDEKLGFTSTATAGVASIDQKIGLSQKFTAGTSLVNDKIKEVDQSFQVSERTKSAFASAEQTVSSAGTAVMKNRYVLTGVSWAAGAFNRVAKAAGEVSQKTKEKVEAEQPSQPSESDQQPPEGYAPIHSSEYSKN
- the LOC103856220 gene encoding external alternative NAD(P)H-ubiquinone oxidoreductase B4, mitochondrial — its product is MSSHSFSKRAYSFFKTYPSAAKLLLLSTCSGGGLLVYSDSNPLKRTLTADGQETKKKKVVVLGSGWGGYSFLSYLNNPNYDVQVVSPRNFFLFTPLLPSVTNGTVEARSIVEPIRGLMRKKGFEYTEAECVKIDASNKKILCRSKDGASKDAKEFDMDYDILVVAVGAKPNTFNTPGVEENAHFLKEAEDALKIRQTVINSFERASLPDLTEEERKKILHFVVVGGGPTGVEFSAELHDFLVEDVAKIYPKVQEFTRITLLEAGDHILNMFDKRITAFAEEKFQRDGIDLKTKNMVVGVTADEISTKEIATGRIVSEPYGMVVWSTGIGIRPVIKEFMHQIGQGQRRVLATDEWLRVEGCDSVYALGDTATINQRRVMEDIAAIFSKADKGETGTLNKKEFKTVVKDICQRYPQVELYLKKKKLRNIANLLKSANGDDTEVNIETFKQALSEVDTQMKNLPATAQVASQQGKYLAKCFNKMEKCEKKPEGPLRFRGEGRHRFQPFRYRHFGSFAPLGGEQTAAELPGDWVSIGHSSQWLWYSVYASKLVSWRTRSLVVSDWVRRFIFGRDSSSI
- the LOC103856221 gene encoding AP-5 complex subunit mu isoform X1; translation: MPSGCSIRALWILNNHDTVVFSRRFPVVEKRWRSAFKTENENTDPPRLPTDQQLATSFARRKRREGSSRGYGLRVSQSTKGSDSWVDDPITRHIISLSLSEDDDNESNENDDTNILWPIVIHAKALYHILVLPLVEPREMKDFVNLSNRSDCGSAVGEDLSLSSLLLNMSSITGAFMVAHSFGDIVSGDTAEPEVVVAASPSVGGLFDSLTGSIGISTRPRPVAAAPVAASSSQSSITGAAASDAPKSGLLDKDLLRNFIASAMPFGTPLDLSLSNIFAMKANGFSSAEPPHQDLKQPAWKPYLYKGKQRLLFTIHETINAAMYDRDEIPDSVSVAGQINCRAELEGLPDVSFPLAGLSKARIDSISFHPCAQVPAHGIDKQNIVFQPPLGNFVLMRYQAGCGLGPPVKGFYQLSMVSEDEGAFLFKVGLMEGYKSPLSMEFCTITMPFPRRRIVAFDGTPSAGTVVTTEHSVEWRVVGSGRSLSGKSLEATFPGTIKFSPLKSRRRGDGDDDEENDGEGTENVVNVEDVLVQKMNKDLPAVEMEEPFCWQAYDYAKVSFKIVGASVSRMSIDTKSVNIYPTTKSPVEYSAQVTSGDYILWNTLGKAPSAAAVKRR
- the LOC103856221 gene encoding AP-5 complex subunit mu isoform X2; protein product: MPSGCSIRALWILNNHDTVVFSRRFPVVEKRWRSAFKTENENTDPPRLPTDQQLATSFARRKRREGSSRGYGLRVSQSTKGSDSWVDDPITRHIISLSLSEDDDNESNENDDTNILWPIVIHAKALYHILVLPLVEPREMKDFVNLSNRSDCGSAVGEDLSLSSLLLNMSSITGAFMVAHSFGDIVSGDTAEPEVVVAASPSVGGLFDSLTGSIGISTRPRPVAAAPVAASSSQSSITGAAASDAPKSGLLDKDLLRNFIASAMPFGTPLDLSLSNIFAMKANGFSSAEPPHQDLKQPAWKPYLYKGKQRLLFTIHETINAAMYDRDEIPDSVSVAGQINCRAELEGLPDVSFPLAGLSKARIDSISFHPCAQVPAHGIDKQNIVFQPPLGNFVLMRYQAGCGLGPPVKGFYQLSMVSEDEGAFLFKVGLMEGYKSPLSMEFCTITMPFPRRRIVAFDGTPSAGTVVTTEHSVEWRVVGSGRSLSGKSLEATFPGTIKFSPLKSRRRGDGDDDEENDGEGTENVVNVEDVLVQKMNKDLPAVEMEEPFCWQAYDYAKVSFKIVGASVSRMSIDTKSVNIYPTTKSPVEYSAQVTSGDYILWNTLGKAPSAAAV